A single region of the Hoeflea prorocentri genome encodes:
- a CDS encoding phosphate/phosphite/phosphonate ABC transporter substrate-binding protein → MPLVSKLRSQVRIVGTPAYDINCGAGCYYSMIIARQDNDAVGLADLRGKRFAYNSEDSFSGYAAPAHHLRQMSMKGPFFGEKLRTGSHRASIRAVTEGKADVAAIDAVSWRLALRHEKSAESARILAITDALPGLPFITAARPQWRVERLHLAVVEAMASLDSESADALLLTGFAQTDEADYASLGERVRLAMAYPI, encoded by the coding sequence ATGCCGCTTGTCAGCAAACTCCGTTCACAGGTCAGGATCGTTGGAACCCCGGCTTATGACATCAATTGCGGCGCAGGGTGCTATTACAGCATGATCATCGCACGGCAGGACAATGACGCCGTCGGATTGGCGGATCTTCGCGGCAAGAGGTTTGCATATAACAGCGAGGATTCGTTCTCCGGATATGCGGCGCCTGCCCATCATCTCCGACAAATGTCGATGAAGGGTCCGTTTTTCGGAGAAAAGCTGCGCACGGGTTCGCATCGCGCTTCAATTCGTGCTGTCACGGAAGGCAAGGCAGACGTGGCCGCTATCGATGCGGTTTCCTGGCGTTTGGCGCTGCGGCATGAGAAATCGGCTGAAAGCGCTCGCATCCTTGCAATAACAGACGCGCTGCCCGGCCTGCCGTTCATAACGGCGGCGCGTCCGCAATGGCGCGTTGAACGTCTGCATCTTGCCGTTGTCGAGGCGATGGCATCACTTGACAGTGAAAGCGCCGATGCTCTGTTGTTGACAGGATTTGCCCAGACGGATGAAGCGGATTACGCCTCACTTGGGGAGCGCGTCCGGCTGGCGATGGCATACCCGATTTGA
- a CDS encoding NAD(P)/FAD-dependent oxidoreductase: MPEHSSYDAIIIGAGVIGACTAYELARRGWKTLSIDKLPQAGYGSTSGSCAIIRTYYSTLEACALAYEGWHHWSNWAQYLGSGEDEDLISYRNIGCLVVKTEQNHRLERVCAIMDRIGCPYEHVEPGDIQRYMPNPDLYQFHPAKLQDDDGFGLPTGPQIDGAVFFPKGGYVNDPKLAAFNAQRAAERQGAEFAFNRSVTDILKTAGQVRGVVVDGDLRIEAPVVINVAGPHSSAINRLCGVDAGMNISTRALRHEVAHVKAPEGVDFEKHGVVYSDSDIAAYCRPEVGNNVLIGSEDPDCDEQVWVDDPDHYDDSFSDQWNVLVMRMAQRLPDLPIPSRARGTVALYDVTEDWMPIYDRSDLDGFYMAVGTSGNQFKNAPVAGKMMARLIEACENGHSHDTDPVQFHLDHVGLDISMASFSRNREINQDSSFSVIG, from the coding sequence ATGCCCGAACATTCCTCATATGACGCCATAATCATCGGCGCCGGCGTTATCGGCGCATGTACAGCCTATGAACTCGCGCGGCGGGGATGGAAAACCCTGTCGATCGATAAACTGCCGCAAGCCGGCTATGGGTCCACATCGGGCTCCTGCGCCATCATTCGGACCTATTATTCAACGCTTGAAGCCTGTGCCCTTGCTTATGAGGGATGGCATCACTGGAGCAATTGGGCGCAGTACCTTGGCTCTGGAGAGGATGAGGACCTGATCAGCTACCGTAATATTGGCTGTCTCGTGGTCAAAACAGAACAGAATCACCGTCTCGAACGTGTCTGCGCAATCATGGACCGGATCGGCTGTCCCTATGAGCATGTCGAGCCCGGCGATATACAGCGCTATATGCCCAACCCGGATCTGTATCAGTTCCACCCCGCCAAACTCCAGGATGATGACGGTTTCGGGTTGCCGACAGGTCCTCAAATTGACGGGGCTGTGTTTTTTCCCAAAGGCGGCTACGTCAACGACCCTAAATTGGCTGCCTTCAATGCCCAGCGCGCAGCAGAACGCCAAGGCGCGGAGTTTGCCTTTAACCGGTCGGTAACAGATATCCTTAAAACCGCAGGCCAGGTTCGGGGCGTGGTTGTAGACGGAGATCTGAGGATCGAAGCACCGGTCGTCATCAACGTCGCGGGCCCCCATTCTTCGGCAATCAACAGGCTGTGCGGCGTGGACGCCGGAATGAACATTTCAACACGCGCCCTACGCCACGAGGTCGCCCATGTTAAGGCGCCGGAAGGTGTGGATTTCGAGAAACACGGTGTTGTCTATTCCGACAGCGATATCGCAGCCTATTGCCGCCCGGAAGTCGGAAACAATGTGCTCATCGGTTCGGAAGATCCCGATTGTGACGAACAGGTCTGGGTCGATGATCCCGACCATTATGACGACAGTTTTTCAGACCAATGGAACGTCCTTGTCATGCGCATGGCACAGCGGCTTCCGGATCTGCCGATCCCTTCCAGGGCGCGCGGGACCGTGGCTTTATATGACGTGACTGAAGACTGGATGCCCATCTATGACCGGAGCGACCTTGACGGCTTTTACATGGCGGTCGGAACCAGCGGAAATCAATTCAAGAATGCTCCGGTTGCCGGGAAGATGATGGCCAGGCTGATAGAAGCTTGTGAGAATGGCCATAGCCATGACACCGACCCGGTTCAGTTTCATCTCGATCATGTCGGTCTTGATATTTCGATGGCCAGCTTCTCCCGTAACCGCGAGATTAATCAGGATTCGAGTTTTTCCGTCATCGGGTGA
- a CDS encoding FkbM family methyltransferase, which translates to MKVRELDLISEFGARRPGIAPRLIWKLATHRNINRKTRKYIRKNFARGFPGPYDVEAEGVHLRAYPMENYCDRIAVGRGRLPEIPERQLIGPYLKPGMVFVDIGANIGTYSLFVAERCGGDARILAFEPHPRTFAKLSFNIKANGGRCIEAVNQGVGVKNERLRLYSSGGTNIGTASILPEAATDHEFVEVRIAPLAATLKNRLIERIDLLKIDIEGFEDRALLPLMSEENRPHWPGAVLIETVLKQHWQSDCISELESLGYRIAGDTGENLLLLHPMTEKLES; encoded by the coding sequence ATGAAGGTGCGGGAGCTTGATCTGATTTCAGAATTCGGCGCTCGCCGGCCCGGCATTGCGCCTCGGCTGATCTGGAAGCTGGCGACACACCGCAATATCAACCGCAAGACGCGCAAATACATCCGCAAGAACTTCGCTCGCGGTTTCCCCGGTCCATATGATGTCGAGGCAGAGGGCGTTCATCTCCGTGCCTATCCGATGGAAAACTATTGCGATCGGATCGCGGTCGGCAGGGGCCGCCTGCCGGAAATTCCCGAAAGGCAGTTGATCGGTCCATATCTGAAGCCAGGAATGGTCTTTGTGGATATCGGCGCCAATATCGGCACCTACAGCCTCTTTGTTGCCGAACGGTGCGGCGGAGATGCTCGTATCCTTGCTTTCGAGCCGCATCCGCGAACCTTCGCCAAGCTGTCATTCAACATTAAAGCCAATGGCGGCAGGTGCATTGAGGCCGTGAACCAGGGGGTTGGCGTCAAGAATGAACGGCTAAGGCTCTATTCCAGCGGCGGCACCAATATTGGTACAGCGTCGATATTGCCCGAAGCGGCAACGGACCATGAATTTGTCGAAGTCAGGATCGCACCGCTTGCGGCCACTTTAAAGAACCGGCTCATCGAGCGTATCGATCTCCTGAAGATCGACATCGAAGGCTTTGAGGATCGCGCGCTCCTACCGCTGATGTCCGAGGAAAACAGACCCCACTGGCCGGGCGCGGTGTTGATTGAGACGGTGTTGAAACAGCACTGGCAGTCGGATTGCATCAGCGAACTCGAGAGTCTCGGCTATAGGATCGCCGGCGATACGGGCGAAAACCTCCTGCTGCTTCACCCGATGACGGAAAAACTCGAATCCTGA
- a CDS encoding mechanosensitive ion channel family protein encodes MKSTLSEFIKMSALFLILLVFPQDSLSQTAVLDSLGGGSRETEKTSSEALNTLIEDARADGSTVIVIAPPSTGDEKTDNADQMAMNSEMLLMARNNIRGMIQGIGSFREKLVEALEKSSYDGTPWWLAWAVGTALFGMALGLGIYKFVSRWMRDHFRSYYKDENLTRADKLTYLMMRGGLILFSTAIMFTITILVAVVLDYEHEPSRMTIFTIVATYACYRIFRYVIMLNFFAPDIPTHRMVNLDDQRARKLYNDWILVAVSASFILGIVAWVRGLGIEDNSYRLLAIGGVGLVCILIALLTIRHRKDTYDIVLGVGKDGEHSRWRKFAAQATTPLMLLYIAISWVASSFRLALGLPGGYIIIMAPMIVFIGGALVYAIAIVVLDRIYERRAKNFRRLQIIKLRQARAEARRREAAERMAAEAETDEEAMVGEGEEMIVHHVEPPADEHITLEYKPLFKRVIENAIVTLIFVFAVGELGRLWGVDYDRIGGHPLATVLDSVLIVVYTYLAYQAVNLFIDQKIIEEGGSLDDTPANPGEGDSEGGVGESRMATLLPIFRSVFVVLLVMVSVAFILSDWGVNIAPLFAGAGVVGLAIGFGAQTLIRDIFSGVFFLVDDAFRKGEYIEVGTVKGVIEKISMRSFQLRHHLGAVHTIPFGEIKQLTNYSRDWVMMKLPLRLTYGTDVERVRKLIKKLGQQLLEHDQIGHLFLQPLKSQGVYAMEDSAMIIRVKFMTRPGDQFVTRKVIYGAIRDLFEKEGITFAHREVTVRLAEESQANNLTPQQKEAITGSVRSLIDEEEAQRQAAAAKPAQ; translated from the coding sequence ATGAAATCGACATTGTCTGAATTCATCAAAATGTCGGCGCTGTTTCTGATTCTGCTGGTTTTCCCGCAGGACTCTTTGAGCCAAACCGCAGTTCTTGATTCGCTCGGCGGTGGATCCCGGGAGACTGAGAAAACCAGTTCCGAGGCTCTCAACACCTTGATCGAGGACGCCAGGGCAGACGGCTCCACGGTGATCGTCATAGCACCTCCTTCCACTGGAGACGAGAAAACCGATAACGCCGACCAAATGGCTATGAACAGCGAAATGCTGTTGATGGCGCGAAACAATATTCGCGGCATGATCCAGGGTATTGGAAGTTTCAGGGAAAAACTCGTCGAAGCGCTTGAGAAATCGAGTTATGACGGCACGCCCTGGTGGCTTGCCTGGGCGGTGGGGACCGCCTTGTTCGGCATGGCGCTCGGCCTTGGGATATACAAATTTGTATCCCGCTGGATGCGGGATCATTTCCGGTCCTACTACAAGGACGAAAACCTCACGCGCGCGGACAAGTTGACCTATCTCATGATGCGCGGTGGTCTGATCCTGTTTTCAACGGCCATCATGTTCACCATCACCATCCTTGTTGCGGTGGTTCTTGATTACGAGCATGAACCCTCCCGGATGACGATCTTCACGATTGTTGCGACCTATGCCTGCTATCGGATTTTCCGTTATGTGATCATGCTGAATTTCTTTGCACCGGACATTCCGACCCATCGTATGGTCAATCTCGACGATCAGCGCGCCCGCAAGCTCTACAATGACTGGATATTGGTCGCAGTATCGGCGAGTTTCATACTCGGCATTGTCGCCTGGGTCCGAGGTTTGGGGATCGAAGACAACAGCTACCGTCTATTGGCAATCGGCGGCGTCGGGCTGGTCTGTATCCTCATCGCCCTCCTGACGATCCGGCATCGCAAAGACACATATGACATTGTCCTCGGCGTCGGAAAGGATGGCGAGCATAGCCGGTGGCGCAAGTTTGCAGCCCAGGCAACCACGCCACTGATGCTTCTGTATATCGCGATTTCATGGGTCGCCAGCTCCTTCAGGCTCGCCCTCGGCCTTCCCGGCGGTTACATCATCATCATGGCGCCAATGATCGTCTTCATCGGTGGTGCGCTTGTTTATGCTATCGCGATTGTGGTGCTTGACCGCATCTATGAAAGGCGGGCCAAGAACTTCCGCCGGCTGCAGATCATAAAGCTGCGCCAGGCGCGCGCGGAGGCCCGGCGCCGTGAAGCTGCCGAGCGCATGGCCGCAGAGGCCGAAACAGACGAAGAAGCCATGGTGGGCGAGGGTGAAGAGATGATCGTTCACCACGTCGAGCCACCAGCGGACGAGCACATCACACTTGAATACAAACCGCTTTTCAAACGCGTGATTGAAAATGCAATCGTCACACTTATTTTTGTCTTTGCCGTCGGAGAGCTCGGACGCCTTTGGGGCGTTGACTACGACCGGATCGGCGGCCATCCGCTGGCGACGGTTCTCGATAGTGTGCTGATCGTCGTCTATACCTATCTGGCCTACCAGGCCGTCAATCTCTTTATCGATCAGAAGATCATCGAGGAAGGCGGCTCTCTTGACGACACGCCGGCCAATCCCGGGGAAGGCGACAGCGAGGGCGGTGTCGGTGAATCGCGTATGGCGACGCTCCTGCCGATTTTTCGCAGCGTCTTCGTCGTATTGCTGGTCATGGTCTCGGTCGCATTCATTTTATCCGACTGGGGTGTCAACATTGCGCCGCTCTTTGCCGGCGCCGGTGTCGTAGGCCTTGCCATCGGCTTTGGAGCCCAAACGCTCATACGCGACATCTTCTCGGGCGTTTTCTTCCTGGTCGACGATGCCTTTCGAAAGGGTGAGTATATCGAGGTCGGCACCGTAAAGGGTGTCATTGAAAAGATCTCCATGCGCTCCTTCCAGCTGCGCCATCACCTTGGTGCCGTTCACACGATCCCTTTTGGCGAAATCAAACAGCTGACGAACTATTCTCGTGATTGGGTGATGATGAAACTGCCTTTAAGGCTGACCTACGGCACCGATGTCGAACGTGTGCGCAAGTTGATAAAGAAGCTTGGGCAGCAATTGCTTGAACACGATCAGATCGGTCACCTGTTTTTGCAGCCGCTGAAATCGCAGGGCGTTTATGCCATGGAGGATTCAGCGATGATCATCCGGGTCAAATTCATGACAAGGCCGGGCGACCAGTTCGTGACCCGCAAAGTTATCTATGGGGCCATTCGCGATCTTTTTGAGAAGGAGGGTATCACCTTTGCGCATCGTGAGGTCACGGTCCGTCTGGCCGAAGAAAGCCAGGCGAACAACCTGACGCCGCAGCAGAAGGAAGCCATCACCGGCTCCGTTCGCAGCCTGATCGACGAGGAAGAAGCGCAACGTCAGGCAGCGGCGGCGAAGCCGGCGCAGTAG
- a CDS encoding glycosyltransferase family protein, with the protein MERFPSLTATIITGSGLSGEYAAHPRIRYFEIDQVEKLPDGNYRSVDTSQSFEQAIASRKRAINEFLQHQPADIFIADKEPLGLSGELSDALKILKAKGTTLVLGLRDVLDEAVKLDLEWKEKGITDAIEAFYDHIWIYGSPDFYDPLQGLELPSSVVSRCSYTGYLYQPHPEFEQLAPEGLPDDYLLVTAGGGGDGDFLMNAVLSAYEADPSISCPAVLLLGPFSDSAHEREIRSRAQRIMGTAVIGFNSEPETLILHARAIIGMCGYNTFCEVIARNKEVLFVPRQTPRLEQSIRAERAKELGLCEVVKGEQADDPASFADDIRSLIQSTERPKPGHNLDMSGLQRIGEKVEAILAARNHPSLEVEHVG; encoded by the coding sequence GTGGAGCGATTCCCGTCCCTTACAGCCACGATTATCACCGGATCGGGTTTGTCCGGCGAATATGCCGCCCATCCTCGTATCCGATACTTCGAAATCGATCAGGTGGAAAAGCTTCCCGACGGAAATTACCGGTCGGTGGACACAAGCCAGAGTTTTGAACAGGCAATCGCTTCCCGCAAACGCGCCATAAATGAGTTTTTGCAGCACCAGCCAGCCGATATTTTCATTGCTGACAAGGAGCCTCTCGGGCTGAGCGGCGAGCTGTCGGATGCGTTGAAGATCCTCAAGGCAAAGGGCACGACGCTCGTGCTGGGTCTGCGTGACGTGCTGGACGAAGCGGTCAAACTGGACCTTGAGTGGAAAGAGAAGGGCATTACTGACGCTATTGAAGCGTTTTACGACCATATCTGGATCTATGGATCGCCCGATTTTTATGACCCGTTGCAGGGATTGGAGCTGCCCTCCAGCGTTGTTTCCCGCTGTAGCTATACGGGTTATCTCTATCAGCCGCACCCTGAGTTTGAGCAGCTCGCGCCAGAGGGCCTGCCCGACGACTATCTGCTGGTTACGGCAGGCGGCGGCGGGGACGGCGATTTCCTGATGAATGCCGTGCTGAGCGCTTATGAAGCCGATCCGTCAATTTCCTGTCCGGCGGTTCTTTTGCTGGGGCCGTTTTCCGACAGTGCTCATGAACGGGAGATCAGGTCACGGGCCCAGCGGATTATGGGCACGGCCGTGATTGGATTCAATTCCGAACCGGAAACACTCATCCTTCATGCGCGCGCCATCATCGGTATGTGCGGTTACAATACCTTCTGCGAAGTTATTGCGCGCAACAAGGAGGTTCTGTTCGTCCCGCGGCAGACGCCACGCCTGGAACAGTCGATCCGGGCCGAGCGCGCCAAGGAACTCGGTCTTTGCGAGGTGGTAAAGGGTGAGCAGGCCGATGACCCGGCCAGCTTCGCAGATGATATCCGCTCACTTATCCAAAGCACTGAAAGACCGAAGCCTGGTCACAATCTCGATATGTCCGGCCTGCAGCGGATCGGAGAAAAGGTCGAGGCTATTCTTGCGGCGCGTAATCACCCGTCGCTGGAGGTGGAGCACGTAGGCTGA
- a CDS encoding glycosyltransferase family 4 protein, producing the protein MGGTIVVVLKGYPRLSETFIAQEILELQRAGFSLHLFSLRHPTDKQRHPIHSEITAPVTYLPEYLHEEPMRVLRGWLASRKLPGYGAALRQFLKDLVRDRTRNRIRRFGQALVMANELPADTAWLYVHFIHTPGSVTRYTHLITGKGWSCSAHAKDIWTSPDWELSEKLDDATWTVTCTKGGHEHLQALCHDPRSVHLVHHGIDLKRFPPAKHAPSERDGGNADKPVRIVTVGRAVKKKGLDTLISALAMLPANLHWQWTHIGGGVLSDELKRQVADLGLSDQVHMLGSRSQEFILNTYRESDLFVLPSRIAPDGDRDGLPNVLVEAQSQALACISSPISGIVELIEDGENGLLVGPDDDKALAAAIEKLAKDPTERRRMGKNGAERVVSLFDHRTEIQQLIKLFGDLGLQPTLEDAAQ; encoded by the coding sequence ATGGGCGGAACGATCGTTGTCGTCCTGAAAGGGTACCCGCGATTGTCGGAGACCTTTATCGCGCAGGAAATCCTTGAACTGCAACGTGCCGGGTTTTCACTACACCTGTTTTCCCTTCGCCATCCGACGGATAAGCAACGTCATCCAATCCATTCGGAAATCACCGCACCGGTGACATATCTGCCGGAATATCTGCATGAAGAACCGATGCGTGTACTTCGTGGATGGCTCGCGAGCAGAAAATTGCCTGGATACGGCGCTGCCCTCAGGCAGTTTCTCAAGGATCTTGTTCGCGACCGCACCCGCAATCGTATCAGGCGGTTCGGTCAGGCGCTCGTCATGGCGAATGAATTGCCGGCGGATACTGCGTGGCTTTATGTCCACTTCATCCATACTCCGGGTTCCGTTACGCGGTACACGCATCTGATAACCGGCAAGGGTTGGAGTTGTTCGGCCCATGCGAAGGACATATGGACATCTCCGGACTGGGAACTGTCGGAAAAACTTGATGACGCCACGTGGACCGTGACCTGCACAAAGGGCGGGCATGAGCACCTGCAGGCGCTGTGCCACGATCCCAGATCGGTTCATCTTGTCCATCACGGAATTGACCTGAAACGTTTTCCGCCGGCAAAACACGCGCCATCCGAACGCGATGGCGGCAACGCGGACAAGCCCGTGCGGATTGTGACGGTGGGCCGTGCCGTCAAAAAGAAGGGACTTGATACGTTGATCAGTGCCCTCGCCATGCTTCCAGCAAACCTGCACTGGCAATGGACCCATATCGGCGGCGGCGTACTATCCGATGAGCTGAAAAGGCAGGTCGCCGATCTGGGCCTTTCGGACCAGGTGCATATGCTCGGCTCCAGGTCGCAGGAGTTCATTTTGAACACCTATCGCGAAAGCGACCTGTTCGTGCTGCCGAGCCGAATAGCGCCTGATGGTGACCGCGACGGGTTGCCCAATGTGCTGGTGGAGGCCCAAAGCCAGGCCCTGGCCTGCATCTCCTCGCCCATCTCCGGCATTGTCGAACTGATCGAAGATGGCGAGAACGGGCTATTGGTCGGTCCGGATGACGACAAGGCACTGGCCGCAGCCATCGAGAAACTTGCCAAAGACCCGACGGAAAGGCGGCGTATGGGAAAAAACGGCGCTGAACGGGTGGTTTCATTGTTCGACCACCGCACCGAGATACAGCAGCTCATAAAGCTTTTTGGTGACCTGGGGCTGCAACCGACGCTCGAAGACGCGGCCCAATGA
- a CDS encoding glycosyltransferase family protein, whose product MNRKVKVLYYVQHLLGVGHVFRTMRIIDALTRSGFAVELIYGGERLPNFKADGAKVHFLPSLTSDKGDFSNLIDENGSTASDAYKADRRDRILRVLGDCDPEILITEAFPFGRRQMHFELLPLMEAVSERRERTKVFCSVRDILQEGNKVSKDRQTVDLLTRYFDGVLVHGDPDLIDLSATFPFAAEIAHMTYYTGIVTPHATGESLMDKDRFDVVVSVGGGMLGRDLVRAAAQAKAMTSLSSDRWCILTGPFMEDADRAGLDALGVEVRRFVPDLCATLKSAQLSISLAGYNTVADIMAAGCRAVIAPQWNDKETEQLKRAELLASRGLAVMLTHKDKTPGRISEAVNRAMSMPPPDWSQIRQNGADDTAQFLTRAVEQPSSSNKLP is encoded by the coding sequence ATGAACCGAAAGGTGAAAGTACTTTATTACGTCCAGCATCTGCTGGGCGTCGGACACGTCTTTCGCACGATGCGGATTATCGACGCCTTGACGCGCAGCGGTTTTGCCGTCGAACTGATCTATGGCGGTGAGAGACTGCCGAACTTCAAGGCCGATGGTGCGAAGGTTCATTTTCTGCCGTCCCTGACATCCGACAAGGGCGATTTCTCAAACCTCATCGATGAGAACGGCTCAACCGCAAGCGACGCCTACAAGGCGGACCGGCGCGATCGTATATTGCGCGTTTTGGGAGACTGCGATCCGGAAATCCTGATCACCGAGGCTTTCCCGTTCGGCCGCAGGCAGATGCACTTTGAACTACTGCCACTCATGGAAGCGGTGTCCGAACGGCGCGAACGCACTAAGGTATTTTGCTCCGTGCGCGATATTCTTCAGGAAGGCAACAAGGTCTCCAAGGACCGGCAGACCGTTGATCTGCTGACGCGCTATTTCGATGGTGTTCTCGTCCATGGCGATCCTGATTTGATCGACCTGTCAGCGACCTTTCCGTTTGCTGCCGAAATTGCACACATGACCTACTACACGGGCATTGTCACACCACACGCGACAGGCGAATCTTTGATGGACAAAGATCGCTTCGACGTCGTGGTATCCGTTGGCGGAGGTATGCTGGGACGAGATTTGGTACGTGCTGCTGCTCAAGCAAAGGCAATGACATCTCTTTCTTCTGACCGCTGGTGCATCCTGACCGGCCCTTTCATGGAGGATGCCGACCGTGCGGGGCTTGACGCGCTCGGCGTAGAGGTCAGGCGTTTCGTGCCCGATCTTTGCGCGACTTTGAAATCAGCTCAACTGTCCATATCGCTGGCCGGATATAACACGGTCGCCGACATCATGGCGGCGGGATGCCGTGCTGTCATAGCGCCTCAGTGGAACGACAAGGAGACCGAGCAATTGAAGCGTGCCGAGCTTCTGGCGAGTCGTGGGCTTGCCGTGATGTTGACACATAAAGACAAGACACCGGGACGCATCAGCGAAGCGGTCAACCGGGCGATGTCCATGCCGCCGCCCGACTGGAGCCAAATTCGGCAAAACGGAGCCGATGATACAGCGCAATTCCTCACACGTGCTGTCGAGCAGCCATCCTCGTCGAACAAGCTGCCATGA
- a CDS encoding glycosyltransferase family 4 protein — translation MTGKIAFYAPLKSPDHPIPSGDREIARLMMQALRLAGYSVTLVSDVISYQKRPSRDLYDKRRSDVAKEEERITRLWKADPDAVPDLWFTYHPYCKSPDWLGPVLSERFGLPYITAEACRTNQGATDDWLEGRAAVQDAVRQADANFVLKESDWRYLATFLPDMETAIRVPPFIDLGRQPQPDISDLKQDEPPVILAAGMMRPGAKAQSYQWIARCLEPLMDLPWRLVIAGDGPEREAIGEQLNFAGDKRVTFCGSVAHEDMFALMDRSDLFLWPGVGEAIGLVYLEAQSRGLPVTAFETAGVPLVVKHGVGGLLSDVDDAVALSGSVRRLLTDEALRLELGRNGRAYVRDRHDVSAAARTFKSVIDEILSKPATG, via the coding sequence ATGACCGGAAAGATTGCCTTTTACGCGCCGCTGAAATCGCCTGATCACCCTATCCCGTCGGGAGATCGGGAAATCGCAAGGCTGATGATGCAGGCCCTGCGGCTCGCCGGTTATTCCGTGACGCTTGTTTCCGATGTCATCAGCTACCAGAAAAGACCGTCGCGGGACCTTTACGACAAGCGCAGGTCAGACGTAGCAAAAGAAGAAGAACGCATTACGCGCCTTTGGAAGGCCGACCCTGACGCTGTTCCGGACCTGTGGTTCACTTATCATCCCTATTGCAAATCTCCTGACTGGCTCGGACCGGTTCTTTCTGAGCGATTTGGTCTTCCCTACATCACGGCCGAGGCGTGTCGCACCAACCAGGGGGCAACGGATGACTGGCTTGAAGGCCGTGCTGCGGTTCAGGATGCTGTCAGACAGGCGGATGCAAATTTTGTCTTGAAGGAAAGCGATTGGCGCTACCTTGCTACGTTTTTACCGGACATGGAAACGGCAATACGGGTTCCGCCATTCATCGACCTGGGACGACAGCCACAGCCAGACATCTCGGATTTGAAACAGGATGAGCCGCCGGTCATCCTTGCTGCCGGAATGATGCGACCAGGCGCGAAGGCGCAGAGTTATCAATGGATCGCGCGCTGTCTGGAACCTTTGATGGATCTACCGTGGAGACTGGTCATTGCCGGAGATGGCCCTGAGCGCGAGGCGATCGGTGAGCAACTGAATTTTGCCGGAGACAAACGGGTCACCTTTTGCGGCAGCGTTGCTCATGAAGATATGTTCGCTCTCATGGATCGCAGCGACCTTTTCCTCTGGCCAGGCGTCGGCGAAGCCATCGGCTTGGTCTATCTGGAAGCACAATCTCGTGGCTTGCCGGTCACGGCCTTCGAGACCGCTGGCGTTCCTTTGGTTGTGAAGCATGGGGTCGGCGGGCTGTTGAGCGATGTTGATGATGCCGTAGCACTTTCAGGATCGGTTCGCAGATTGCTGACCGACGAGGCCCTGCGCTTAGAACTTGGCAGGAACGGCCGCGCCTATGTAAGAGACCGGCACGATGTTTCGGCGGCCGCACGAACATTCAAATCGGTCATCGACGAGATCTTAAGCAAGCCGGCGACCGGCTGA